Proteins co-encoded in one Nissabacter sp. SGAir0207 genomic window:
- a CDS encoding TIGR03757 family integrating conjugative element protein, translating to MRLRLLHTLFLFIPLQLMAGTVVYTDAEHPPQNLTDDSSVVWLDGPERLQDSIFGQLAADPQLAAQQAREIIQSPQWPGQQEQIAQAYRQVVHAWEIGLHKFPAVVFDDRDVVYGTSDVARAATLRSQGGK from the coding sequence ATGCGACTCAGGCTATTACACACACTTTTCCTGTTTATACCGCTTCAGCTGATGGCCGGCACCGTTGTGTATACCGATGCTGAACATCCCCCTCAGAATCTGACTGATGACAGCTCGGTTGTCTGGCTTGATGGTCCCGAACGTCTGCAGGACTCCATTTTCGGCCAGCTGGCTGCCGATCCGCAGCTGGCCGCTCAGCAGGCCCGCGAAATCATTCAGTCGCCGCAGTGGCCCGGGCAGCAGGAGCAGATTGCTCAGGCATACCGGCAGGTTGTGCATGCCTGGGAGATCGGGCTGCATAAGTTCCCCGCCGTCGTTTTCGATGATCGGGATGTGGTTTATGGCACATCCGACGTTGCCCGGGCTGCCACGCTTCGCAGTCAGGGGGGTAAATGA
- a CDS encoding TIGR03756 family integrating conjugative element protein translates to MMRLSPRTHFNAAGVATVLVVAAAPATVSAINTAGIIASAITQDCISWRVSGICYWLMCTPFGCSVKTSVKVTHFIPEVVVSTYTGPGGNPWTEMAFMSGASGTIDNALTSGAPAGGGNAADIKTPGQRKSNIKFKYADAIGHPATSVIGGSIPGYSCDTAATPFNPYFLSTLDSLVWRSGLPESLYPEALVPGQRELGSQVSANMWGNIYPRSGFVSQTDDDKASAVVAQRVADIITRSGQPHVYQVLKGTHKAGYWPPGEVKENTGTANHKWQRLSPTLSASCAVFPDGAYPIAQDGNEAYALWQPYSCCKRRGQTFLYSTDF, encoded by the coding sequence ATGATGCGTTTATCACCCCGAACACACTTCAACGCCGCCGGTGTTGCCACCGTGCTGGTAGTAGCTGCAGCTCCGGCCACGGTATCTGCCATTAATACTGCCGGCATCATTGCCAGCGCCATCACCCAGGACTGCATCAGCTGGCGCGTCAGCGGCATCTGTTACTGGCTGATGTGTACGCCCTTTGGCTGTTCGGTGAAAACCTCCGTTAAGGTGACGCACTTCATTCCAGAAGTGGTGGTGTCCACCTACACCGGCCCGGGCGGGAATCCTTGGACAGAAATGGCGTTTATGAGCGGCGCGTCCGGTACAATCGATAACGCGCTGACCAGCGGAGCACCCGCCGGCGGCGGTAACGCCGCCGATATCAAGACTCCCGGGCAGCGCAAGTCGAACATCAAATTCAAGTACGCCGATGCGATCGGCCACCCTGCCACCTCCGTCATTGGCGGCAGCATTCCCGGTTACTCGTGCGATACCGCCGCCACGCCATTCAATCCCTACTTTCTGAGCACGCTGGATTCACTTGTCTGGCGATCGGGGTTGCCTGAATCGCTGTATCCCGAGGCGCTGGTTCCCGGCCAGCGCGAACTGGGCAGCCAGGTCAGCGCTAACATGTGGGGCAATATTTACCCCCGCTCCGGCTTCGTCAGCCAGACAGACGATGACAAAGCCTCCGCCGTGGTCGCGCAGCGGGTCGCCGACATTATCACCCGCTCCGGGCAGCCTCACGTTTATCAGGTACTGAAGGGCACGCACAAAGCCGGCTACTGGCCGCCAGGAGAGGTGAAAGAAAACACGGGCACGGCGAATCATAAATGGCAGCGCCTGTCGCCCACGCTTTCCGCTTCCTGCGCCGTCTTTCCGGACGGCGCGTATCCGATTGCTCAGGACGGCAACGAAGCCTATGCGCTATGGCAGCCCTACAGCTGCTGCAAGCGCCGCGGCCAGACCTTCCTCTATTCAACTGACTTCTGA
- a CDS encoding integrating conjugative element protein has protein sequence MSPVQFKSAALALCIASAAASAQAADDNQSGAFGISLPSVNNSAIGYGKDVSGAVSDKLYYTLGGGSVISQPATRSSMRKLGMNVGWSSDLMCGNFDLKTTVGNQLNGVTNGFKNLMGDVVQNATGAVASLPAMIIQRANPGLYDMLTNGVLQANVSFDKAQLNCQNMSKRMMDFAGNNKWTQGAVMDEYRSLVNSGDADAVRVNNSADKLQGNSGQNWIGGQKRGGQGQKAIRPTHDLTAAGFNMMNSLPVLSSDTVSSSSCNGGACGKYASAEEAAKAVVQVVGDSSLRTCSDASQCTSGDDDQKPGATQAGTGFAPILEETTKENTEQLVKLVNGTEQPNATNLAKLKTGSLPITAGVIRALQRDPDNAALTARLAGELAMADTVETALIMRRMIVTGMSEPNAAAQNAAIEEGDRRVAAIDREITALRNEMELKRELSRNSVLTIIDRENGRVNSNPQTQSDDSTDNRINRLSVPETENN, from the coding sequence ATGTCACCAGTTCAATTTAAATCTGCCGCGCTTGCGCTGTGCATCGCGTCCGCAGCGGCATCCGCGCAGGCGGCTGATGATAACCAGTCCGGCGCATTCGGTATTTCACTGCCCTCCGTGAACAACAGCGCCATAGGCTACGGCAAGGACGTCAGCGGCGCGGTCTCAGACAAGCTCTACTATACGCTCGGCGGCGGCTCTGTGATTTCGCAGCCGGCAACGCGCAGCAGCATGCGTAAGCTCGGCATGAATGTTGGCTGGAGCAGCGATCTGATGTGCGGCAACTTCGACCTGAAAACGACGGTCGGTAATCAGCTCAACGGGGTAACAAATGGCTTTAAAAACCTCATGGGCGACGTGGTGCAGAACGCCACCGGTGCCGTCGCCAGCCTGCCGGCAATGATTATCCAGCGTGCCAATCCCGGCCTGTACGACATGCTCACAAACGGCGTGCTGCAGGCAAACGTCTCTTTTGATAAAGCCCAGCTTAACTGCCAGAACATGTCGAAGCGCATGATGGATTTTGCCGGCAACAACAAATGGACGCAGGGTGCGGTAATGGATGAATACCGCTCGCTTGTTAACAGTGGAGACGCTGATGCTGTCCGCGTGAATAACTCAGCGGACAAGCTGCAGGGCAACTCAGGCCAGAACTGGATCGGCGGACAAAAACGGGGCGGTCAGGGGCAAAAGGCCATCCGGCCAACGCATGACTTAACGGCCGCAGGGTTCAATATGATGAACAGCCTGCCAGTATTGAGCTCTGACACGGTCAGCAGTAGCAGCTGTAACGGGGGAGCCTGCGGAAAATATGCGAGTGCTGAAGAAGCCGCTAAAGCCGTGGTTCAGGTTGTGGGAGACAGCTCCCTGCGCACCTGCAGCGATGCATCTCAGTGTACCAGCGGCGATGACGACCAGAAGCCGGGTGCCACTCAGGCCGGCACCGGCTTTGCGCCCATCCTGGAAGAGACCACCAAAGAGAATACCGAACAGCTGGTAAAACTCGTTAACGGCACCGAGCAGCCCAACGCGACGAACCTGGCAAAACTTAAAACAGGCAGTTTGCCCATCACTGCAGGTGTTATCAGAGCACTTCAGCGGGATCCTGACAACGCCGCCCTGACCGCCCGCCTCGCCGGCGAGCTGGCGATGGCGGATACGGTTGAAACCGCGCTGATTATGCGCCGCATGATAGTTACCGGCATGTCTGAGCCTAACGCTGCCGCGCAGAATGCGGCCATTGAGGAAGGCGATCGTCGCGTTGCGGCCATCGATCGCGAGATCACAGCTTTGCGAAATGAAATGGAGCTCAAGCGCGAGCTGTCCCGCAACTCCGTGCTCACCATTATCGATCGGGAAAACGGGCGCGTTAACAGTAACCCGCAGACGCAGAGCGATGACAGCACCGACAACCGTATTAACCGTCTGTCCGTTCCTGAGACGGAAAACAACTGA
- a CDS encoding DUF3742 family protein, with amino-acid sequence MSSTAYARGTKAASVWKRLSRVYYDADNRFVAWADRKKIPASIGKSVVPFSVLLLMTLAIVAGFALGATMLLVSGIVYMVRYIQLNSTASNASDEATSSFGPEYRNGRDGYGYYYGADDSILSSAGSNDEEEDKA; translated from the coding sequence ATGAGTTCAACCGCATATGCTCGCGGAACAAAAGCTGCATCTGTCTGGAAGCGCTTATCTCGTGTCTACTATGATGCTGATAATCGCTTCGTCGCCTGGGCCGACCGGAAAAAGATACCTGCATCGATAGGAAAATCTGTTGTGCCCTTTTCTGTTCTTTTACTAATGACGCTGGCCATCGTTGCAGGATTCGCTCTGGGCGCGACTATGTTGTTGGTATCTGGGATTGTGTATATGGTTCGCTACATACAACTTAATAGCACGGCTTCCAATGCTTCTGATGAAGCCACCTCTTCGTTCGGCCCTGAGTACAGAAATGGTCGTGATGGTTACGGTTATTATTATGGTGCTGATGATTCAATTCTTTCATCAGCTGGCTCTAATGACGAGGAAGAGGATAAAGCTTGA
- a CDS encoding SAVED domain-containing protein, whose protein sequence is MSAEESPKKKGGRYNTKPEVKQMVWVKMAGHCELCGTDLTHDFRVGTSMQWAEVAHILPASPKGPRGREEHSDEQAKNLTNDFSNLMLLCPNCHEKIDRDDEGYPEDDLSGLHESCLARIRLAASQPAEGRAIALIVQSQHLASTSNIPAGELLTAMSSEGLTAFGSPINVTFREPGSRGRDDIYWQLIKDDIDQKISGELARRGGNFGDMPALALVGLADIPALIMLGQAIGDRSNRYLFSRSRTHGLHWPSKAASPPDYIFAAAPSGDGPLALVLSISATIPERDIEAALPGARIASLTIPEPSYAMVSNRNVINAFRDELQKHLSQLEASTDQPINLFAAIPAALAIEFGALLTTQHQHPYVIFDRDNSDQFRPMLTIGHPQEPQK, encoded by the coding sequence TTGAGCGCAGAAGAATCCCCCAAGAAAAAAGGTGGAAGATATAACACCAAACCGGAAGTAAAACAGATGGTATGGGTAAAGATGGCAGGGCACTGCGAGCTTTGTGGAACAGACCTGACGCATGATTTTCGCGTGGGCACATCCATGCAGTGGGCCGAGGTAGCACATATACTGCCAGCCAGCCCCAAAGGGCCCAGAGGACGAGAAGAACATAGTGATGAACAGGCTAAAAATCTCACTAATGACTTCTCAAACCTGATGCTTTTGTGTCCAAATTGCCACGAAAAAATAGATCGCGACGACGAGGGATATCCTGAAGATGATTTGAGTGGTCTGCATGAAAGCTGTCTTGCACGAATACGCCTTGCGGCTTCTCAGCCTGCTGAAGGGCGGGCAATAGCGTTGATTGTTCAGAGTCAGCATTTAGCATCTACCAGTAATATCCCGGCAGGAGAATTGCTGACAGCGATGTCGTCCGAAGGGCTTACCGCGTTTGGTAGCCCAATCAACGTCACCTTCAGAGAACCTGGTTCCCGCGGCAGGGATGATATTTACTGGCAATTGATTAAGGACGATATCGATCAGAAGATTTCAGGGGAATTAGCCCGACGCGGAGGCAATTTCGGTGATATGCCGGCATTAGCCCTTGTGGGTCTTGCAGATATCCCTGCGCTGATCATGCTCGGACAAGCTATCGGAGACCGTTCTAACCGATATTTGTTTTCCAGAAGTCGCACGCACGGGCTTCACTGGCCATCGAAAGCTGCATCACCTCCTGATTACATCTTCGCTGCAGCTCCTTCGGGTGATGGGCCGTTGGCACTGGTTCTTTCGATATCGGCGACTATCCCTGAACGGGATATTGAAGCAGCGCTGCCGGGTGCACGAATTGCATCGCTCACGATTCCAGAGCCCTCTTATGCAATGGTTTCAAACCGCAATGTGATCAATGCATTCCGCGATGAACTTCAAAAGCATTTGAGCCAACTTGAAGCATCAACAGACCAGCCAATTAATTTATTTGCTGCGATCCCAGCAGCCCTTGCTATTGAATTCGGTGCTTTACTGACGACACAGCATCAGCATCCTTATGTGATTTTTGATAGAGATAATTCAGACCAGTTCAGGCCAATGCTGACCATCGGCCATCCTCAGGAGCCACAAAAATGA
- a CDS encoding nucleotidyltransferase produces the protein MNNEKTTKHSSWEFFLLRAARAISLTGPQYIKINDRYEQLQKILSASNDPILQKAHIFPQGSMRLKTTINPVAGAPADLGTIDADAIVWLPNAKGVSADTVLEAIEKRFQEGSRVHEDIQPLRRGVRIVYADQSPGFHIDVTPARPRSWNDETDGHGMLEVPDRETGWKASSPIPYADWLHDASECQIMLEHYVALNKSQSVADSATIDPLPEYEEYQTEDPLRASIKLLKRHRDEWAISTKNEKSRPISAVITTLATHAWLNVASQSRQRPFTPLEAILEIVRTMPDFIQSNGQEYMVCNPEDSGENFAEKWNRPGEGTAYQRAFFEWHKSACQALSLGLGTYSSVETFATAVKESFGIGRSFVDEVNASIPANWTMPGRPSGMNRNSASMGALFGSVAGSDQSQADTKPVGRLG, from the coding sequence ATGAATAATGAAAAGACTACTAAACACAGCAGCTGGGAATTTTTCCTTCTTCGCGCAGCAAGAGCGATCTCGCTGACAGGCCCGCAATATATAAAAATCAATGACCGATACGAACAACTGCAGAAAATCCTTTCAGCTTCCAATGATCCTATTCTGCAGAAAGCACATATTTTTCCGCAGGGATCTATGCGCCTCAAAACCACCATCAACCCCGTGGCTGGCGCACCAGCAGACCTGGGTACAATTGATGCAGATGCCATCGTCTGGCTCCCTAATGCAAAAGGAGTATCAGCAGACACAGTTCTTGAAGCGATAGAAAAGCGGTTTCAGGAAGGCAGTCGGGTTCACGAGGACATACAGCCACTGCGAAGAGGGGTACGTATTGTTTATGCAGACCAGAGCCCTGGCTTTCACATCGACGTTACGCCGGCCCGACCTCGCAGCTGGAATGATGAAACTGACGGTCACGGCATGCTTGAAGTACCAGATAGAGAAACCGGGTGGAAAGCGAGCAGCCCTATCCCCTATGCAGACTGGCTCCATGATGCTTCCGAGTGTCAAATCATGCTTGAACATTACGTTGCGCTTAATAAAAGTCAGTCTGTTGCAGATTCCGCGACGATAGACCCGCTTCCCGAATATGAAGAATATCAGACGGAAGATCCGCTAAGAGCCAGCATTAAGCTTCTGAAGCGCCATCGAGATGAATGGGCTATTAGCACTAAAAATGAAAAATCGCGCCCAATTTCAGCTGTCATCACAACACTCGCTACTCATGCCTGGCTGAATGTAGCATCACAATCGCGGCAAAGGCCATTCACGCCACTTGAAGCCATTCTTGAAATCGTCAGAACAATGCCGGACTTCATTCAAAGCAATGGGCAGGAATACATGGTCTGCAATCCAGAGGATAGCGGCGAAAACTTTGCAGAAAAATGGAATCGACCCGGAGAAGGGACTGCATACCAAAGAGCGTTTTTTGAATGGCATAAAAGTGCCTGCCAGGCACTCAGCCTTGGGCTTGGAACTTATTCATCCGTCGAAACATTTGCTACGGCAGTTAAAGAAAGCTTCGGAATCGGGCGTTCATTTGTTGATGAAGTAAATGCCAGCATCCCCGCTAACTGGACCATGCCGGGCCGGCCTTCAGGTATGAACCGGAACTCGGCATCGATGGGGGCGCTGTTTGGAAGTGTGGCTGGAAGCGATCAATCTCAGGCTGATACGAAACCGGTAGGTCGACTTGGCTGA
- a CDS encoding ThiF family adenylyltransferase, protein MADITDTDDAVAEGIASLEAILNTGHAAGLLQQTKARSDETVAYRFPLPTDYLGIERALHIGFPKGFPSAGLNLYVDPSPWLVWPHATKAGLCLHGFKEEPVTGSPDTVVRDSINRLKRILSLSIQGANADERNLEFQNEITSYWIRQHGRSVRNVLLVGRPESASELFALSDSRYIVPSGLESVWLSSDIKALGCHARRIMGRQVTICSPHVGGFFVKLKSYPGLRFPAPAELLSWILPHVSEEDANKLSTWFSTTSALISRWLIMELPGKAGAPLYTLNIFARVDTSHRSPIFGSRSAHRKPLAIAGQPPAIIYSSRLNVIDRADFYARDLSGSIRGLEDAHVVFIGLGSLGGTVASQLARSGLKHLTLIDPDTFESANMGRHVLGMDDLGKFKVNALKTKLMRDHPTSEVTAFNTYVQFALENKPDLLQSADLVIITTADWESEASLWELKANGQSWALIQGWSEPHTLVGHALASPQGDYDGRHLFSDNGDFSHKYTEWPEGGVVPLPACGESFIPGNAAGMNIIATMITQASIQYLNGIKKGSLWLTSINCPADAQVQGGTYIGPDLPAGTIQTVLERVWPESKHEDGK, encoded by the coding sequence TTGGCTGATATTACAGATACAGATGATGCGGTTGCAGAGGGAATTGCCTCACTTGAGGCAATCCTAAACACAGGTCATGCTGCAGGTTTACTGCAGCAAACCAAAGCGCGCTCAGATGAAACCGTAGCGTACCGTTTCCCGCTTCCAACAGATTATCTGGGCATAGAAAGGGCTTTGCACATAGGATTTCCAAAGGGATTCCCATCAGCAGGTCTAAATCTGTATGTGGATCCCTCTCCCTGGCTTGTTTGGCCACACGCAACAAAAGCAGGTCTATGTCTTCACGGTTTTAAAGAAGAACCAGTGACAGGATCACCCGACACAGTCGTTCGCGACAGCATAAACCGGCTGAAGAGAATATTGTCTTTATCCATCCAGGGTGCAAACGCAGATGAGCGTAATCTCGAATTTCAGAATGAGATAACCTCTTACTGGATAAGACAACACGGTAGGTCTGTAAGGAATGTATTGCTCGTTGGACGACCAGAATCTGCTTCTGAACTATTCGCACTCAGTGATTCTCGATACATCGTTCCCTCAGGCCTGGAGTCAGTCTGGTTATCATCAGATATAAAAGCTCTTGGTTGCCATGCCCGCCGGATTATGGGAAGACAAGTCACAATTTGCTCTCCGCACGTAGGCGGTTTTTTTGTAAAACTCAAAAGTTATCCTGGACTCAGGTTTCCAGCGCCGGCAGAGCTGTTGTCGTGGATCCTTCCTCATGTATCTGAGGAGGATGCGAATAAACTTTCTACCTGGTTTAGCACCACTAGCGCACTTATTTCCAGATGGCTGATTATGGAGTTACCTGGCAAAGCCGGCGCGCCTTTATACACGCTGAATATTTTTGCAAGAGTAGATACCAGTCATCGTAGCCCAATCTTCGGTTCGCGCTCCGCACATCGAAAACCTTTGGCGATAGCCGGGCAACCTCCTGCAATTATCTATTCCTCCAGATTAAACGTCATTGACCGTGCAGATTTCTATGCGCGAGATTTAAGCGGCAGCATCAGAGGGCTGGAAGATGCACACGTAGTGTTCATCGGGTTAGGATCGCTGGGTGGGACTGTTGCATCGCAACTTGCAAGGTCGGGGCTTAAACATCTGACACTAATCGACCCAGATACTTTTGAGTCTGCAAACATGGGAAGGCATGTGCTTGGTATGGATGATTTAGGTAAATTCAAAGTCAACGCACTTAAAACCAAGCTCATGAGGGACCATCCAACTTCTGAGGTCACCGCTTTTAATACGTATGTGCAATTTGCTTTGGAAAACAAGCCTGATCTTCTTCAGAGTGCTGATTTAGTTATCATCACAACAGCGGATTGGGAGTCTGAAGCTAGTTTGTGGGAACTGAAAGCAAATGGTCAATCATGGGCATTGATTCAGGGATGGAGTGAACCTCATACGCTTGTGGGTCATGCATTAGCGTCACCACAAGGTGACTATGATGGCAGGCATTTATTCAGTGACAACGGCGACTTTAGTCACAAATATACAGAGTGGCCAGAAGGAGGTGTTGTTCCGCTACCTGCCTGTGGGGAAAGTTTCATTCCCGGGAATGCTGCGGGTATGAATATCATCGCAACAATGATAACGCAGGCATCGATTCAGTATCTGAACGGCATTAAAAAGGGGTCGCTTTGGTTAACGAGCATAAACTGTCCTGCTGATGCACAGGTGCAGGGTGGGACGTATATCGGCCCTGACTTACCGGCAGGAACCATTCAAACTGTTCTGGAGCGGGTTTGGCCCGAATCTAAACATGAGGATGGAAAATAA
- a CDS encoding Mov34/MPN/PAD-1 family protein, with translation MEVTWGWKWPEVEGVLLVSRSAADIFRCNLQKSGEHERGGQLFVDPTHPGGIILSLATAPHKADKAGRTWLELNPERCKKEIQEANALGLRLIGYWHTHPQVIPQISGTDISSFSRFAQRYSNVLPHPVAIIVGTSQDTSGVKAWSFREGGYIEAVRMDCPI, from the coding sequence ATGGAGGTTACCTGGGGTTGGAAATGGCCCGAAGTTGAGGGCGTTTTACTGGTATCACGCTCCGCGGCTGATATTTTTCGCTGTAACCTGCAAAAAAGCGGGGAGCATGAGCGAGGGGGGCAGCTTTTCGTCGACCCCACTCATCCGGGAGGAATCATTTTGTCTCTTGCAACAGCACCACACAAAGCAGACAAAGCAGGGCGAACATGGCTTGAGTTAAACCCTGAACGCTGCAAGAAGGAGATTCAGGAAGCGAATGCTCTTGGGCTACGATTAATCGGATACTGGCATACGCATCCTCAGGTAATACCACAAATATCGGGGACAGATATTTCGAGTTTCTCCCGTTTTGCGCAACGTTACTCTAATGTACTTCCACATCCTGTCGCCATTATCGTTGGCACCTCTCAAGATACTTCAGGAGTTAAAGCCTGGTCATTCAGAGAGGGGGGATATATAGAAGCTGTCAGAATGGACTGTCCTATCTAG
- a CDS encoding 3'-5' exonuclease, translated as MSNSEIYVSVDIETSGPIPGIYSLLSIGACLVSAPQNALYLELQPDSEKHDAESLAVTGLDINRLQNDGLAPEQAMLKLKDWLASLNAQHRKIIFVGLNAPFDWSFINFYFHRYIGNNPFGFTAIDIKAYYMGAMGCAWSETKSSHMSALLEPRTQPTHNALDDARFQAELFSLLLARSGR; from the coding sequence ATGAGTAATTCCGAGATATATGTGTCAGTTGATATTGAAACGTCAGGCCCTATCCCAGGCATTTACAGCCTCCTGTCTATTGGGGCTTGTCTGGTGAGTGCCCCACAGAATGCACTGTATCTTGAGCTACAACCAGATAGCGAGAAGCATGATGCTGAATCTCTGGCTGTAACAGGGCTTGATATCAACCGACTCCAGAACGACGGCCTTGCTCCAGAACAGGCCATGTTAAAGCTAAAAGACTGGCTTGCCTCACTAAATGCCCAACATCGGAAAATCATTTTTGTCGGTCTGAATGCTCCATTTGACTGGTCATTTATAAATTTTTATTTTCACAGGTATATCGGCAATAACCCCTTTGGTTTCACAGCTATAGACATTAAAGCCTACTACATGGGGGCTATGGGGTGCGCGTGGTCAGAAACAAAATCATCGCATATGTCTGCACTTCTTGAACCGCGCACTCAGCCCACACATAACGCGCTTGATGATGCCCGTTTCCAGGCTGAACTTTTTTCTTTGTTACTGGCGAGGTCAGGCCGTTAA
- a CDS encoding DUF2913 family protein, with the protein MENSNLYVDHLAWCGLIALNMARRAGTVNSPAQENLFLCRWLATAEKKRLFRRELANDIRWLLKEGREKGLLADLPGKLEYLWRASSGDLLEQNDLFRLQHVMHAITLTGINYGVLNESEWEGRYAVKLSPTIPGVFIRKSDLDTGFGEDGRQVKTLAVRITADIPAVDALLARAGWQRESDTSVPLLHQLRAC; encoded by the coding sequence ATGGAAAATTCTAATCTTTACGTAGACCACCTTGCATGGTGTGGGCTCATTGCCTTAAATATGGCCCGCAGAGCCGGAACAGTTAATTCTCCCGCACAGGAGAACCTCTTTCTGTGCCGGTGGCTGGCCACCGCTGAAAAGAAGCGGCTGTTTCGCCGTGAACTGGCGAATGATATCCGGTGGTTGCTGAAAGAAGGCAGAGAAAAGGGGCTGCTGGCAGATTTACCCGGGAAACTGGAGTACCTCTGGCGCGCCAGCAGTGGTGACCTGCTGGAACAGAATGACCTGTTCAGGCTGCAGCACGTTATGCACGCGATTACTCTGACAGGCATTAACTACGGCGTGCTCAACGAAAGCGAGTGGGAAGGGCGTTATGCGGTAAAACTCAGTCCAACTATACCAGGGGTGTTTATCAGAAAAAGCGACCTGGATACGGGCTTTGGAGAGGATGGACGCCAGGTCAAAACACTGGCCGTACGGATCACCGCTGATATTCCAGCAGTTGATGCACTCCTTGCACGAGCTGGATGGCAACGGGAGTCAGACACTTCTGTTCCCCTTCTTCATCAACTGCGTGCATGCTGA
- a CDS encoding nucleotidyltransferase domain-containing protein — MAVDKNGFITEPVLSSFQPAFAPVVSDVVQQLSKGMPDQIHSIYVYGSLADGTGREALSDLDLTVIFTRELDDATADKIHAFKAELEQQYSVISKVDIDPGVLDEVMLPASANRWGYWLKHHCICLYGEDLREHFKPFRPSRDIAVAVNGDFLTVLNGYVALMKPALETAQRHALQRSAARKAIRATNILREENDQDWPVTLEDLCEKFSDRYPALTEEMDYLLSISYRPKGDILNFASRITTFAYWLNAEFHTRQR; from the coding sequence ATGGCGGTTGATAAAAACGGATTCATCACCGAACCTGTCTTAAGCAGCTTTCAGCCTGCTTTCGCCCCAGTAGTTTCTGACGTGGTGCAGCAGCTGAGTAAAGGCATGCCTGACCAGATCCACAGTATATATGTGTATGGTAGCCTCGCTGATGGCACAGGCAGAGAAGCGTTATCCGACCTGGATCTGACGGTGATATTCACCCGGGAACTCGACGACGCCACAGCAGACAAAATACATGCTTTTAAGGCAGAGCTGGAACAGCAATATTCAGTCATCAGTAAAGTTGATATCGACCCGGGCGTGCTGGATGAAGTGATGTTGCCTGCCAGTGCGAATCGTTGGGGCTACTGGCTGAAACATCACTGCATCTGCTTGTATGGTGAAGACCTTCGAGAACACTTTAAACCTTTCAGACCCTCAAGGGACATTGCCGTCGCCGTTAACGGTGATTTTCTGACCGTACTGAATGGCTACGTTGCCCTGATGAAACCGGCTCTGGAAACCGCGCAGCGTCATGCCCTGCAGCGGTCGGCTGCACGTAAGGCCATTCGTGCGACAAACATACTCCGTGAAGAGAACGATCAGGACTGGCCGGTTACCCTGGAAGATCTGTGTGAAAAATTTAGTGACAGGTACCCGGCCCTTACTGAGGAAATGGACTATCTGCTGAGCATCAGTTACCGTCCAAAGGGCGACATATTGAATTTTGCCAGCAGGATCACGACTTTTGCCTACTGGCTTAATGCAGAATTCCATACGCGTCAGCGTTGA